TTGTTTTTCAATAAAAGGAACTTCAATGAGTTGTTGGTGCTCTAACATTAGCAAAGCCAATTCTAAACTCAAAATTCCAGAAGCTCCAAAGGTGTGCCCTATTTTCCATTTATTAGTGGTAAAGAAAGGAATGTTATGAGGTGTAAAAACATCTTCTATGGCAAATTTTTCGGAGGTATCACCTTTAATAGTTCCAGGAGAATGCATCACGATGGCATCTACTTTAGACTTGTCAATATTTCGAGTTGCTATTTCCATCGTCATTCTAAGGCATTCAGCCCTTTCGGAAATAGAAATGTTATGGGTTAAAGACTCCGAAGCAACGCCTATTCCTGTAATATAAGCGAATGGTGGTCTTTCGCTTGTGAGTTTACCAATCGCCATAGCACCAGCACCTTCGCCTAAGACCATCGTATTTTCTGTTTTAGAAATATCTCCAGCAAGGCAAGGATAATTTTTGTCTAGGCGATGAGAATAGATTTTAAGGGCTTTCATTTGAGCGATACTAAACGGCGTTAAAGAAGCCTCGGCACCACCTACTAAAAACTGATTGGTAAATCCTGCTTTTATCCACGCAATGCCGTTGACTACAGAATGTAAAGCCGTAGAGCAAGTAATGGAATGAGAAAAGTCTGGACCTGTAATGCCTAAATCCTGAAGCACCCAAGTTGAAATATTACCCAAAGTGGTAAGCGGAGAGGTTAGGGTAGGCGTTTTTCCTGTTTCTAAAAAGGTTTGGTAGAATTTTTC
The genomic region above belongs to Riemerella anatipestifer and contains:
- a CDS encoding beta-ketoacyl synthase N-terminal-like domain-containing protein, whose protein sequence is MKLDEAIGIYGFGSVSALGMNKTDIWNAYCDDKSYLKKELSNGEITLMGKLHDSIIPHLNALKEEHPSYKKLDPSVLYGILASRMAFKEAQWDTNDNIGVNLGSSRGATESFEKFYQTFLETGKTPTLTSPLTTLGNISTWVLQDLGITGPDFSHSITCSTALHSVVNGIAWIKAGFTNQFLVGGAEASLTPFSIAQMKALKIYSHRLDKNYPCLAGDISKTENTMVLGEGAGAMAIGKLTSERPPFAYITGIGVASESLTHNISISERAECLRMTMEIATRNIDKSKVDAIVMHSPGTIKGDTSEKFAIEDVFTPHNIPFFTTNKWKIGHTFGASGILSLELALLMLEHQQLIEVPFIEKQNITKEKKINNILVNAVGFGGNAVSLLISKEID